The Sinorhizobium meliloti genome includes a window with the following:
- a CDS encoding fumarylacetoacetate hydrolase family protein gives MSGGFLVSFEQALSAESIQPADASSAMLVGRVWSKTAGGPCPVLISEGEVFDLTPLAATISALLEIDGLVDALRDPSRFASLGSLDAFLRGEAGDLLAPADLQAVKAAGVTFADSMLERVIEEQAKGDPLRAQEIRGRLAPVLGDNLKGLVAGSDKAAEVKKLLQELGLWSQYLEVGIGPDAEIFTKAQPMSSVGCGAYIGIHPKSDWNNPEPEVVLAVTSKGKIVGATLGNDVNLRDFEGRSALLLSKAKDNNASCSIGPFIRLFDGAFTIEDVKQAEVSLVVDGKEGFRMTGISPMSAISRSPEDLVSQLLNDNHQYPDGVVFFLGTMFAPVKDRRGTGLGFTHEIGDRVEISTPRLGRLVNWVDHSDRCPKWSFGLGALMKNLAERGLL, from the coding sequence ATGAGCGGAGGTTTTCTCGTGAGTTTCGAACAGGCACTGAGCGCCGAATCAATCCAACCCGCGGATGCATCCAGCGCGATGCTCGTCGGGCGCGTCTGGTCCAAAACCGCCGGCGGACCTTGCCCGGTCCTGATCTCGGAAGGAGAGGTCTTCGACCTGACCCCGCTCGCGGCAACGATTTCCGCGCTTCTTGAGATCGACGGCCTTGTCGACGCTTTGCGCGACCCGTCGCGCTTTGCAAGTCTCGGCTCTCTCGATGCATTCCTCCGTGGCGAGGCGGGCGATCTTCTGGCGCCTGCCGATCTGCAGGCCGTCAAGGCGGCCGGCGTCACCTTTGCGGACAGCATGCTGGAGCGCGTGATCGAGGAGCAGGCCAAGGGCGATCCGCTGCGCGCGCAGGAAATTCGCGGCCGGCTGGCCCCCGTCCTCGGCGACAATCTCAAAGGCCTCGTCGCCGGCTCCGACAAGGCGGCCGAGGTCAAGAAGCTGCTCCAGGAGCTCGGTCTTTGGTCGCAGTACCTCGAAGTGGGCATCGGTCCGGATGCTGAAATCTTCACCAAGGCGCAGCCCATGTCTTCGGTCGGTTGTGGTGCCTATATCGGCATCCACCCCAAGTCCGACTGGAACAATCCGGAGCCGGAAGTGGTGCTGGCCGTCACGTCGAAGGGCAAGATCGTCGGTGCGACGCTCGGCAACGACGTCAATCTTCGGGACTTCGAAGGCCGCTCCGCACTGCTTCTCAGCAAGGCGAAGGACAATAATGCGTCATGCTCGATCGGCCCGTTCATCCGGCTCTTCGACGGTGCTTTCACGATCGAGGACGTGAAGCAGGCGGAAGTCTCGCTCGTCGTCGACGGCAAAGAAGGTTTCAGGATGACCGGCATCAGCCCGATGTCGGCGATCAGCCGCAGCCCGGAAGACCTCGTCTCGCAGCTTCTCAACGACAACCACCAGTATCCGGATGGCGTGGTCTTCTTCCTCGGAACGATGTTTGCGCCAGTCAAGGACCGTAGGGGCACCGGGCTCGGCTTCACGCATGAAATTGGAGACCGGGTCGAGATCTCGACGCCGCGCCTCGGACGCCTCGTAAATTGGGTCGATCATAGCGACCGCTGCCCGAAATGGAGCTTCGGCCTCGGCGCTCTGATGAAAAACCTGGCCGAGCGTGGGCTCTTGTAG
- a CDS encoding FadR/GntR family transcriptional regulator, whose amino-acid sequence MATMDFGQISRSEHLPARIAAKIGREITEGRIAPGEKLPTEHLLATTFGVSRSVVREAIAQLRNEGLVETRQGVGAFATEIERRQSLRIEQGDLANRGSFRDLFQLRIPLEVEAARLAAIHHTPQDLGKIDEALQQMTGAEKWTEQGIVADLAFHRAIAAATHNEYFLLFIGFIAERISLAINAARAAAILEEIVEVTIAEHVSIRNGVAARDPVKAEEAMRHHLNGAAARLDLTIESFSS is encoded by the coding sequence TTGGCGACAATGGATTTCGGCCAGATCAGCAGGAGCGAGCATTTGCCCGCGCGCATCGCGGCGAAGATCGGCAGGGAGATCACCGAAGGACGTATCGCCCCCGGAGAGAAACTACCGACGGAGCATCTGCTCGCCACGACCTTCGGGGTCAGCCGCTCGGTGGTGCGGGAGGCTATAGCTCAATTGCGAAATGAAGGCCTGGTGGAAACCCGCCAGGGCGTCGGCGCCTTCGCCACGGAAATCGAGCGACGGCAATCGCTCCGGATAGAGCAGGGAGATCTCGCTAATCGCGGAAGTTTCCGTGATTTGTTTCAACTCCGTATTCCGCTTGAGGTGGAGGCGGCTCGACTTGCGGCGATCCATCATACACCGCAGGATTTGGGCAAGATCGACGAGGCGTTGCAGCAGATGACCGGCGCGGAAAAATGGACGGAGCAGGGGATCGTCGCCGACCTCGCTTTTCATCGCGCGATTGCGGCGGCCACCCATAACGAATATTTCCTGCTTTTCATCGGATTCATCGCGGAGCGGATCAGCCTGGCGATCAACGCGGCACGCGCCGCTGCAATACTGGAGGAGATCGTCGAAGTCACGATTGCGGAACATGTCTCCATCCGAAATGGCGTGGCGGCGCGAGATCCGGTCAAGGCCGAGGAGGCGATGCGCCATCATCTGAACGGGGCGGCGGCCCGCCTGGACCTGACGATCGAAAGCTTCTCGTCCTGA
- a CDS encoding FAD-binding oxidoreductase: MTSAGTIEDAKGPAELRLALRQMLGEDIVLSETEELLRFCRDWHGDVTSGTVAVIRPRSTQQVAAAVKACRELGLSIVPQGGNTGLVLGAIPDAPERQVVLSLSRMNRIRKIDPADFSAVVESGCILSELKDAIAKMGMFFPLALGAQGSCQIGGNVSTNAGGVNVLRYGMTRELVLGLEVVLPDGSILEGLSTLRKDNRGIDLKQLFIGAEGTLGIITAVSVKLTPYPDHVATALLGLASLEDAIKLYRRARRDCCDLMSAFEFMPPLAFTLAQEAMPDLPIPISAEYPAYVLMEISGSGLVDVDDLMQRFLEGVMEEGLVLDGTIAASQTQARNLWLIREGMNEGQAKRGTHMRTDISVPLSQLASFVEEAEKAVSEALPGAVSVSYGHVGDGNVHLNVLPPAGSTPEERIQLIYRAKTVVNEVLDRYTGSISAEHGIGRLKRPDFDARLPATRRKLLTALKHAVDPEMIMNPGCQLRF, from the coding sequence ATGACGAGCGCAGGCACGATAGAGGATGCGAAAGGCCCTGCGGAACTGCGCCTGGCGCTACGTCAGATGCTTGGTGAAGATATCGTGCTGAGCGAAACGGAGGAATTGCTCCGTTTCTGCCGCGACTGGCATGGCGACGTAACCAGCGGCACCGTGGCGGTGATTCGCCCGCGCTCGACGCAGCAGGTGGCGGCGGCCGTGAAAGCCTGCCGGGAACTTGGGCTTTCGATCGTGCCGCAGGGCGGCAATACCGGCCTCGTGCTCGGCGCGATCCCCGATGCTCCGGAGAGGCAGGTCGTGCTTTCTCTCTCCCGCATGAACCGCATCCGCAAGATCGATCCGGCCGATTTTTCGGCGGTTGTCGAGTCCGGCTGCATCCTGTCCGAGCTCAAGGACGCGATAGCGAAGATGGGCATGTTCTTTCCGCTTGCGCTCGGCGCGCAGGGAAGCTGTCAGATCGGGGGAAATGTTTCGACGAATGCCGGCGGCGTCAATGTGCTCCGCTACGGCATGACCCGCGAACTGGTGCTGGGCCTTGAAGTGGTCCTCCCGGACGGCAGCATCCTCGAAGGCCTGTCGACGTTGAGAAAGGACAATCGCGGCATCGACCTGAAGCAGCTGTTCATCGGTGCAGAAGGCACGCTCGGCATCATCACCGCCGTCTCCGTCAAGCTGACGCCCTATCCCGACCACGTAGCCACGGCGCTGCTCGGTCTTGCCTCCCTGGAAGATGCCATCAAGCTCTATCGCCGGGCGCGTCGGGACTGCTGCGACCTGATGTCGGCTTTCGAATTCATGCCGCCGCTCGCCTTCACCCTGGCGCAGGAGGCGATGCCCGATCTGCCGATCCCGATCTCGGCGGAATATCCGGCCTATGTGCTGATGGAGATTTCCGGCTCCGGCCTCGTCGATGTCGACGATCTGATGCAGCGCTTCCTTGAAGGTGTGATGGAGGAAGGGCTGGTCCTTGACGGAACGATCGCCGCCTCGCAGACGCAGGCGCGCAATCTTTGGTTGATCCGCGAGGGCATGAACGAAGGTCAGGCGAAACGCGGCACTCATATGCGCACCGATATCTCCGTACCGCTCTCACAGCTGGCCTCCTTCGTAGAGGAGGCGGAAAAGGCAGTCTCCGAGGCGCTTCCGGGCGCCGTCAGCGTTTCCTATGGCCATGTCGGCGACGGCAATGTGCATCTTAACGTCCTGCCGCCGGCCGGCAGTACGCCCGAGGAGCGGATCCAATTGATCTACAGGGCCAAGACGGTCGTGAACGAGGTGCTCGATCGCTATACCGGAAGCATCAGCGCCGAGCACGGCATTGGGCGCTTGAAGCGACCGGATTTCGACGCCAGGCTGCCCGCGACCCGCCGAAAACTGTTGACGGCGCTCAAGCATGCCGTTGACCCGGAAATGATCATGAATCCTGGTTGTCAACTGAGATTCTAA
- the denD gene encoding D-erythronate dehydrogenase, protein MHILIIGAAGMVGRKLTQRLVKDGTLGGNRVEKLTLVDVVAPERPQGFAGTAVAREGDLSASGEAEKLVEGRPDVIFHLAAIVSGEAELDFDKGYRINLDGTRYLFDAIRLAHDQDGYKPRLVFTSSIAVVGAPLPFPIPDDYHLTPLTSYGTQKAICELLLSDYSRRGFFDGIGIRLPTICIRPGKPNKAASGFFSNILREPLVGQEAVLPVSEDVRHWHTSPRSAVGFLIHGATIDLEKVGPRRNLSMPGLSATVGEQIEALRRVAGEKAVQLIRREPDEMIMKMVAGWAPGFEAKRATELGFTAEKSFDEIIRVHIEDELGGKL, encoded by the coding sequence ATGCATATCCTGATCATCGGCGCTGCCGGCATGGTCGGCCGCAAGCTCACGCAGCGGCTCGTCAAGGACGGCACTCTCGGCGGAAACCGGGTGGAGAAGCTGACGCTCGTGGACGTAGTGGCGCCGGAAAGGCCGCAGGGCTTTGCCGGAACGGCCGTTGCACGCGAAGGCGACCTTTCCGCTTCCGGCGAAGCCGAGAAGCTCGTCGAGGGGCGCCCGGATGTCATCTTCCATCTGGCGGCAATCGTCTCCGGTGAAGCCGAACTGGATTTCGACAAGGGCTACCGGATCAATCTCGACGGCACGCGCTATCTCTTCGATGCGATCCGCCTTGCTCACGATCAGGACGGCTACAAGCCTCGCCTTGTCTTCACCTCATCGATCGCCGTGGTCGGAGCGCCGCTCCCCTTCCCCATCCCGGACGATTATCATCTTACTCCGCTTACGAGCTACGGCACCCAGAAAGCGATCTGCGAGCTGCTGCTCTCCGACTACAGCCGCCGCGGCTTCTTCGATGGCATCGGCATCCGCCTGCCGACGATCTGCATCCGCCCCGGCAAGCCCAACAAAGCGGCTTCCGGCTTCTTCTCCAATATCCTGCGCGAGCCGCTGGTCGGCCAGGAAGCCGTGCTGCCTGTTTCGGAGGATGTCCGCCACTGGCACACCTCGCCGCGCTCGGCGGTCGGCTTCCTCATCCATGGCGCGACCATCGACCTTGAAAAAGTTGGCCCGCGTCGCAACCTTTCCATGCCGGGTCTCAGTGCCACCGTGGGCGAGCAGATCGAAGCGCTGCGCCGCGTTGCCGGCGAAAAGGCCGTGCAGCTGATCCGCCGCGAACCCGACGAGATGATCATGAAGATGGTCGCCGGCTGGGCGCCGGGCTTCGAGGCCAAACGCGCCACCGAACTTGGCTTCACTGCCGAAAAGAGCTTCGACGAGATCATCCGCGTTCACATCGAGGATGAACTGGGAGGGAAGCTGTGA
- a CDS encoding NAD(P)-dependent oxidoreductase has protein sequence MSGKTKIAFLGTGLMGAPMARRLLGAGFSVTVWNRDAAKAEPLVADGADIAASPADAVAGAAIVFTMLTNGQAVSEVLFERGVADSLAEGTIVVDCSSIAPQIAREHARRLAEKGIRHLDAPVSGGVVGAAAGTLAIMAGGDGTAVESLKEVFACLGRVTHVGPSGAGQVCKLANQQIVAVTIGAVAEAMVLVEAGGASRAAFRDAIRGGFAESRILELHGARMVERNFAPGGASNNQLKDLNAVMAMADELSLELPLTRQVRQEFADFVESGGGEQDHSGLLLQLEKLNPRN, from the coding sequence GTGAGCGGGAAGACGAAGATTGCCTTTCTCGGCACGGGCTTGATGGGGGCACCGATGGCGCGGCGCCTGCTCGGTGCCGGTTTTTCGGTTACGGTGTGGAACCGTGACGCCGCCAAAGCCGAGCCGCTGGTCGCCGACGGTGCTGACATCGCTGCCTCGCCGGCCGATGCTGTTGCCGGCGCAGCTATCGTCTTCACCATGCTGACCAACGGCCAGGCCGTATCCGAGGTCCTGTTCGAGCGCGGCGTCGCCGATAGCCTGGCGGAAGGTACGATCGTGGTGGATTGCAGCTCCATAGCCCCGCAGATCGCCCGCGAACATGCGCGCAGATTGGCGGAAAAAGGCATCCGTCACCTCGACGCACCGGTTTCAGGCGGCGTGGTGGGCGCGGCCGCCGGTACGCTCGCCATCATGGCCGGCGGCGATGGCACCGCGGTCGAAAGCCTGAAGGAAGTTTTCGCGTGTCTCGGTCGCGTGACCCATGTGGGCCCGAGCGGTGCCGGCCAGGTCTGCAAGCTCGCCAACCAGCAGATCGTCGCCGTCACCATCGGCGCGGTGGCCGAAGCCATGGTTCTGGTGGAAGCCGGCGGTGCCTCGCGCGCGGCCTTTCGAGACGCAATCCGCGGCGGCTTTGCCGAAAGCCGGATCCTCGAACTGCACGGCGCCCGTATGGTGGAGCGCAACTTCGCCCCCGGCGGCGCATCGAACAACCAGCTGAAGGATCTGAACGCCGTCATGGCCATGGCGGATGAACTCTCCCTCGAGCTTCCCCTGACCAGGCAAGTGCGGCAGGAATTTGCCGATTTCGTTGAGTCCGGCGGCGGCGAACAGGACCACAGCGGACTGCTTCTGCAACTCGAAAAGCTCAACCCAAGGAATTAG
- a CDS encoding IlvD/Edd family dehydratase, translating into MTDKPQRRLRSQDWFDNPDHIDLTALYLERFMNYGVTPEELRCGKPIIGIAQSGSDLTPCNRVHMDLAKRVRDGIRDAGGIPIEFPTHPIFENCKRPTAALDRNLAYLGLVEILYGYPLDGVVLTTGCDKTTPSALMAASTVDIPAIVLSGGPMLDGWHEGDLVGSGTVIWRMRRKLAVGEIDREEFMQAALDSAPSVGHCNTMGTASTMNAIAEALGMSLTGCGAIPAAYRERGQMAYRTGRRAVELVFEDLKPSDILTREAFLNAIRVNSAIGGSTNAQPHLAAMAKHAGVELYPDDWQVHGFDIPLLANIQPAGAYLGERYHRAGGTPAIMWELLKAGKLDGGCRTVTGRTVAENLEGREPTDREVIRPFDEPLKEKAGFLVLKGNLFDFAIMKMSVVSDDFRKRYLQEPGREGVFEGKAVVFDGSEDYHKRINDPELDIDENTILVIRGAGPLGWPGSAEVVNMQPPDHLLKRGIRSLPTIGDGRQSGTADSPSILNASPESAAGGGLAWLRSGDVIRIDFNLGRCDMLVSDEDIERRKADGIPAVPADATPWQRIYRKSVTQLSDGAVLEGAADFRQIAKNMPRHNH; encoded by the coding sequence ATGACTGACAAACCCCAGCGCCGCCTGCGCTCACAGGACTGGTTCGACAATCCGGACCATATCGATCTGACGGCGCTCTATCTGGAGCGCTTCATGAACTACGGCGTGACGCCGGAGGAATTGCGTTGCGGCAAGCCCATCATCGGCATTGCCCAAAGCGGCAGCGATCTCACTCCATGCAATCGGGTGCATATGGATCTGGCGAAGCGCGTGCGCGACGGCATCCGCGATGCCGGGGGCATTCCGATCGAGTTCCCGACGCATCCGATTTTCGAGAACTGCAAGCGCCCGACGGCCGCCCTCGATCGCAACCTCGCCTATCTCGGCCTCGTTGAAATTCTCTACGGCTATCCGCTGGATGGCGTGGTGCTGACCACCGGCTGCGACAAGACCACTCCCTCAGCCCTGATGGCGGCCTCCACGGTCGACATTCCGGCGATCGTGCTCTCCGGCGGCCCCATGCTCGACGGCTGGCACGAAGGCGATCTCGTCGGCTCCGGCACGGTGATCTGGCGCATGCGCCGCAAGCTCGCGGTAGGCGAGATCGACCGCGAGGAGTTCATGCAGGCAGCACTCGATTCGGCTCCCTCCGTCGGCCATTGCAACACGATGGGCACGGCTTCGACAATGAACGCGATAGCCGAAGCGCTCGGCATGTCGCTCACCGGTTGCGGCGCCATCCCCGCTGCCTATCGCGAGCGTGGGCAGATGGCCTATCGTACCGGACGCCGCGCCGTGGAACTCGTTTTCGAGGACCTGAAACCCTCCGACATCCTGACCCGGGAAGCCTTTCTCAATGCCATCCGCGTCAACTCGGCGATCGGCGGATCGACCAACGCCCAGCCGCATCTTGCGGCCATGGCGAAGCATGCCGGCGTCGAGCTTTACCCGGACGACTGGCAGGTCCATGGTTTCGATATCCCGCTGCTCGCCAACATCCAGCCGGCGGGCGCCTATCTCGGCGAACGCTATCACCGCGCGGGCGGCACCCCCGCCATCATGTGGGAGCTCCTGAAGGCCGGAAAGCTCGACGGCGGCTGTCGCACCGTCACGGGAAGGACGGTGGCCGAGAACCTCGAAGGGCGCGAACCCACGGATCGCGAAGTTATTCGCCCCTTCGACGAGCCCCTCAAGGAAAAGGCAGGCTTCCTGGTGCTGAAGGGCAATCTCTTCGACTTCGCCATCATGAAGATGAGTGTCGTCTCCGACGATTTCAGGAAGCGCTACCTTCAGGAACCGGGCCGCGAGGGCGTTTTCGAGGGCAAGGCCGTGGTCTTCGACGGCTCGGAGGACTACCACAAGCGCATCAACGACCCTGAACTCGACATCGACGAGAACACCATTCTGGTGATCCGCGGCGCCGGCCCGCTCGGCTGGCCGGGGTCGGCGGAAGTCGTGAACATGCAGCCGCCGGATCACCTCTTGAAACGCGGCATCAGGAGCCTGCCCACCATCGGTGACGGACGTCAATCCGGCACGGCCGACAGTCCCTCCATCCTGAACGCCTCGCCGGAGAGTGCGGCTGGCGGCGGTCTCGCCTGGCTGCGCAGCGGTGATGTGATCCGCATCGATTTCAACCTGGGTCGCTGCGACATGCTGGTTTCCGACGAGGATATCGAAAGACGCAAGGCGGACGGCATTCCCGCCGTGCCGGCCGATGCCACGCCCTGGCAGCGCATCTACCGCAAGTCCGTCACCCAGCTTTCCGACGGCGCGGTGCTCGAAGGCGCAGCAGACTTCCGGCAGATCGCCAAGAATATGCCCCGCCACAATCACTAG
- the otsA gene encoding alpha,alpha-trehalose-phosphate synthase (UDP-forming) has product MSRLVIVSNRVPVPDKGGIAPAGGLAVALKVALEEHGGIWMGWSGRSSGENEPEPLAQLHQGNITYALTDLTDTDVGEYYHGFANRVLWPICHYRLDLAEYGRKEMAGYFRVNRFFAHRLAPLVRPDDVIWVHDYHLIPLAAELRQMGLKNRIGFFLHIPWPPADVLFTMPVHEEIMRGLSHYDVVGFQTDHDLENFAGCLRREGIGDELGGGRFSAYGRVFKGGIYAIGIETAAFAEFAKKALTNKTVRKARESIEHRSLIIGVDRLDYSKGITQRIDAFERFILANPAQQGRVTYLQITPKSRSEVPEYEAMQRTVAEQAGRVNGALGAVDWVPIRYINRSVGRHILAGLYRLGKVGLVTPLRDGMNLVAKEYVAAQDPDDPGVLVLSRFAGAARDLRGALLVNPYDIEGTANAMARALSMPLEERKDRWKTMMDHLLEHDVSRWCRDFLNDLATSPDPSG; this is encoded by the coding sequence ATGAGCCGTCTCGTCATTGTTTCCAATCGTGTGCCCGTCCCTGACAAGGGAGGCATTGCGCCTGCCGGTGGGCTGGCGGTCGCGCTGAAAGTCGCCCTTGAAGAGCATGGCGGCATCTGGATGGGCTGGTCGGGACGATCGAGCGGAGAGAACGAGCCGGAGCCGCTTGCTCAGTTGCACCAGGGCAATATCACCTATGCGCTCACGGACCTGACTGATACCGACGTCGGAGAATATTACCACGGCTTCGCCAACCGGGTTCTTTGGCCGATCTGCCACTACCGGCTTGATCTTGCCGAATACGGTCGCAAGGAGATGGCCGGGTATTTCCGCGTCAACCGCTTCTTCGCCCATCGGCTGGCGCCGCTCGTCAGGCCCGATGACGTGATCTGGGTGCACGACTACCATTTGATCCCTCTCGCCGCAGAACTCCGTCAAATGGGCTTGAAGAACCGGATCGGCTTCTTTCTCCACATTCCCTGGCCGCCTGCCGACGTACTCTTCACGATGCCCGTTCACGAGGAGATCATGCGCGGCCTGTCGCACTACGATGTCGTCGGTTTCCAGACCGATCATGATCTTGAGAACTTCGCCGGCTGCCTCAGGCGGGAAGGCATTGGCGATGAACTCGGTGGAGGCCGCTTCAGTGCCTATGGCCGCGTATTCAAGGGCGGCATCTATGCAATCGGCATAGAGACTGCGGCCTTTGCCGAATTTGCCAAAAAGGCATTGACCAACAAGACCGTCAGGAAAGCGCGTGAAAGCATCGAGCACCGGAGCCTGATCATCGGTGTCGATCGCCTTGATTACTCAAAAGGGATCACGCAGCGCATCGACGCGTTCGAGCGCTTCATCCTGGCCAATCCGGCCCAGCAGGGGCGCGTCACCTATCTGCAGATCACGCCGAAGTCGCGGTCCGAAGTGCCGGAATACGAAGCCATGCAGCGAACTGTGGCCGAACAGGCCGGCAGGGTGAACGGCGCGCTCGGCGCTGTTGATTGGGTGCCCATACGCTATATCAACCGTTCGGTAGGCCGGCATATTCTTGCAGGGCTTTACCGGCTTGGCAAAGTCGGCCTGGTGACGCCGCTTCGAGACGGGATGAACCTGGTTGCGAAGGAATATGTGGCCGCGCAGGACCCGGACGATCCGGGCGTGCTCGTGCTTTCGCGTTTCGCCGGGGCCGCCCGCGATCTAAGAGGCGCCCTGCTGGTCAATCCCTACGATATTGAGGGTACCGCAAACGCTATGGCGCGCGCGCTCAGCATGCCGCTCGAAGAGCGGAAGGATCGCTGGAAGACTATGATGGATCACTTGCTGGAACACGACGTCTCGCGCTGGTGCCGGGATTTTCTCAATGATCTGGCGACATCACCGGATCCGTCGGGTTAG
- a CDS encoding GreA/GreB family elongation factor, whose product MSREAFCQLTAGDLNILMSMLDETGHTESFTILLREKLNYASVFFREDIPENVVTLDTQVGYTVNGVRTGPHLLVRNAAGRPANSAISVRTMRGLALLGLAVGERTEILGEDGWPETLAVERIVFQPESEARLKQTSTEPVQLIDHAPQVVNFRPRPRKAAIPHDDDPGPSAA is encoded by the coding sequence ATGTCGAGAGAAGCTTTCTGCCAACTGACTGCAGGAGACCTGAACATCCTGATGTCCATGCTGGACGAAACCGGCCACACGGAATCCTTCACGATCCTACTGCGCGAGAAGTTGAACTATGCCAGCGTGTTTTTCCGCGAAGACATACCTGAGAATGTAGTCACTCTGGACACGCAGGTGGGCTACACCGTCAACGGCGTGCGCACCGGACCACATCTTCTGGTCCGCAACGCCGCGGGTAGACCTGCCAACTCCGCCATCTCCGTGCGGACGATGCGCGGTTTGGCGTTACTTGGGCTGGCCGTCGGCGAGAGGACCGAGATCCTCGGAGAGGACGGCTGGCCTGAAACCCTGGCGGTCGAGCGAATCGTCTTTCAACCCGAGTCAGAGGCTCGCCTGAAACAGACGAGCACCGAACCCGTGCAACTGATCGACCACGCTCCGCAAGTGGTCAATTTCCGGCCGCGGCCCAGGAAAGCGGCCATTCCACATGATGATGATCCAGGTCCCAGTGCCGCATGA
- the rnk gene encoding nucleoside diphosphate kinase regulator — translation MSSIMVSSNLPLPFIGATDYRLLSRLAYQALSRDFDIAAELIEKLERPCVLPDDQVPPDVVKIGSIVTCEVEDGPCRTFSLVYPDDVDAEKGRISVLTPVGVALLGLRPGQAVEWFSRDGQRNHLMVVRVEDDVKDELAL, via the coding sequence ATGTCCAGCATCATGGTCTCCTCGAATCTGCCCCTGCCTTTCATTGGAGCGACGGACTACCGTCTGCTTAGCCGCCTTGCCTACCAGGCCTTGTCGAGGGACTTCGACATCGCCGCTGAATTGATCGAAAAGCTGGAGCGCCCCTGTGTTCTGCCAGACGACCAGGTGCCGCCCGATGTCGTCAAGATAGGGTCTATCGTCACTTGCGAGGTCGAGGACGGCCCCTGCCGGACCTTCTCTCTCGTCTACCCCGATGACGTCGATGCCGAGAAGGGAAGGATTTCCGTCCTCACGCCGGTCGGAGTGGCGCTCCTGGGTCTTCGGCCCGGACAGGCGGTCGAGTGGTTCTCTCGAGATGGGCAGAGAAACCATCTGATGGTCGTTCGGGTCGAGGACGACGTGAAGGACGAACTCGCCCTTTGA
- the gdhA gene encoding NADP-specific glutamate dehydrogenase, whose translation MNVDEKLEPILAEVLRRNGGEHEFHQAVREVLESLGRVIAKHPRYAENALIERICEPERQIIFRVPWVDDKGQVQINRGFRVQFNSALGPYKGGIRFHPSVNIGIIKFLGFEQTFKNALTGMPIGGGKGGSDFNPRGRSDGEIMRFCQSLMTELHRHLGEYTDVPAGDIGVGGREIGYMFGQYKRLTNRYEAGVLTGKALFYGGSRARKEATGYGATYFVQRMIATKGLDFEGKRVTVSGSGNVAIYTMEKVIEFGGKIVACSDSNGYVVDEDGIDLELVKEIKEVRRERISEYAPLKGAGTHYIEAGSVWDVPCDVAMPSATQNELTGKDARTLVKNGVLAVGEGANMPCTPEAVRIFQEAGVLFAPGKAANAGGVATSALEMQQNASRDSWTFEQTEARLATIMQAIHDRCAETAEEYGTPGDYVLGANIAGFVRVAEAMDALGVI comes from the coding sequence GTGAATGTCGACGAGAAACTGGAACCCATTCTAGCGGAAGTCCTGAGGCGTAACGGAGGTGAACACGAGTTTCACCAGGCAGTGCGCGAGGTTCTCGAGAGCCTCGGGCGCGTGATAGCCAAACATCCCCGTTACGCCGAAAACGCGCTCATCGAGAGGATCTGCGAACCAGAGCGTCAGATCATCTTCCGCGTGCCCTGGGTGGACGACAAGGGCCAGGTCCAGATCAACCGGGGGTTCCGGGTTCAGTTCAACTCCGCACTTGGGCCGTACAAGGGCGGAATCCGTTTTCATCCTTCGGTGAACATCGGAATCATCAAGTTTCTCGGCTTCGAGCAGACCTTCAAGAACGCACTGACCGGGATGCCGATCGGCGGGGGGAAGGGTGGCTCCGACTTCAATCCCAGGGGCCGTTCGGACGGCGAGATCATGCGCTTCTGCCAGTCGTTGATGACCGAGCTTCACAGGCATCTCGGCGAATACACGGACGTTCCCGCGGGTGATATCGGTGTGGGAGGCCGGGAGATCGGCTACATGTTCGGTCAGTATAAGCGGCTTACCAACCGCTACGAAGCCGGTGTGCTCACGGGCAAGGCATTGTTCTACGGCGGTTCGCGGGCCCGAAAGGAAGCGACGGGCTACGGGGCGACCTATTTCGTCCAGCGCATGATCGCAACCAAGGGCCTGGACTTCGAGGGCAAACGGGTGACCGTCTCCGGATCCGGCAACGTAGCGATCTATACGATGGAGAAGGTGATCGAGTTCGGAGGAAAAATCGTGGCGTGCTCCGATTCGAACGGGTACGTGGTCGACGAGGACGGCATCGACCTTGAACTGGTCAAGGAGATCAAGGAAGTGCGTCGCGAGCGGATCTCGGAGTACGCGCCACTGAAAGGCGCCGGGACTCACTATATAGAAGCGGGCTCGGTCTGGGACGTTCCATGCGATGTCGCCATGCCTTCAGCGACTCAGAACGAGCTTACCGGCAAGGATGCACGAACATTGGTGAAGAACGGTGTTCTTGCGGTGGGTGAGGGCGCCAACATGCCGTGCACGCCGGAGGCGGTCCGCATCTTCCAGGAGGCGGGTGTACTGTTTGCCCCGGGCAAGGCCGCGAATGCAGGGGGCGTTGCCACCTCCGCTCTCGAGATGCAGCAGAACGCCTCACGTGACAGCTGGACGTTCGAACAGACCGAGGCGCGCCTTGCAACCATCATGCAGGCGATTCACGACCGTTGCGCCGAGACCGCAGAGGAGTATGGCACCCCTGGAGACTATGTTCTCGGAGCCAACATAGCGGGCTTCGTCAGAGTGGCCGAGGCAATGGATGCCCTCGGCGTGATCTGA